GCATGTTGGTGTTTCATTTATATCATAAAGCAAATCAAATTTCTGCTTACCTTCAGTGTCCACTaacatttctttgttcttaaccCTGACCCAATAAAGGTAAAGGGGAAATTGATTTGTGAAAAGACTGCATCAGTTGCAACATAGCAATGTTCTAAATATCTCCCATCAGAATTCATGTACCAATTATGGGCCTGTTTTGGCTGCAGGACTCGACCAATAGGATAGCTAGATGacctaaaaatatatattcatatacatttttaaaaaaacattccaccaGTGAAGGGatcaataaaatacagtaacatGGAGTTATGGTGTAGTTTCCCctttaaaaagaatgttttctcACTCTTTGAGTTGTGAGCTTATGCGTGCCTAAAGTTTGCAACATTAAAgatcaatgtaatgtaagcttGTTGCAGTTAGCTGCATGTGGTTTTAAGTGCAACAGAATGACTTGACAAATTCATCACTTCACATTCTATggctttgatttttaaaaagtcccgGTTTTCCAAGACATTTCTATTGTGTTGATTAAAACgtgcaataaataataaaacacatcgGATGCCAAAAACAAACCGTGGTTTCTTATTCCTTTGTTCAAGTactccctttcctgtttcattctGTGTTTGTTATTAAAAGGGTCGCGTGGTTTTCTAGACTCCGCAGCAGCCGCATCACGTAAAGGCTGAAGCTGGAGGCTGCTGTTGCAAGTGGTGGCCAACAGGTGGCAGAATACCCTAACACTTGTTcgcagggctgtgctgtgggGGGAGGCCATCTTTCAGGTGAGACCTTGTTCACAAACACTTGCTGGGAGCTTCAACCTGGTGATGATTGAGGCAAGACACCCTCCTCTTCACTATGAAGCCTGATATGAAAggagctatataaatgcaatctgtTGTAACAATCCACAATTTAGCCACTGCAAAAGAGTGTCAAAGCTGTTATAAATATTAggcaaatgtgtttgtgttcaatGCAGACGCATTAAATCAACCAGTCTCCCCTAAGAGGCGGACACGTCTGGAAACGTATCTGAACATATTATggttttgcatattttacatgCCTGTGTGTCATAACACTGCCTTGTATACAGACTTTTCTTTCCAGAACACTCTCAGCTAGCATTGCTAGCTTGCCAGCTGCGTGTGGTGTCACACAGAGATAAAAACTCCCAGAATGCCATACATTAGCACATTATTCTCCAGCCTCAGAACACTGAAACAAAACCCTGACGTGAAACACTGATTTAATAGACAATAAATTATCTTAAACATTATGCCTTCAGCTAAGGATTTGCAGCTAAAACTGACCTTTATTGAACATTAATAATCATTATTCCACAGCAAGATTACTCTGGGCGTACAGTAGGGCTGTTCACTTGAATTACATATCACCCAATATCATCCTTGCCAGCATTAAAATcttaatcataatttttttttaatgaaaataaaataaggtttTGTTGCCCCTACATGTTTATGTCACATGGTTTCTGGTGATTACAGAATGGAGAGGTGAACTGTACGTCCCACGGTCAGCATCTTCCTGGGACGCAGGCTTGTGTTTTGACTTTCAACAACCCGGCTCAATTGTTCTGTGGAACAACAGCTAGAATAAATTGGACATTCCATCACAAATGCATAATCCAGCATGTAATTTTAGTCCCCTGAATACTAAATGTCCAAGAATgtgtaatacatttatttttattattaatatggccaatttttatattcatactTAAGCATGTTTTCCCCCAACATATAGCCTTTTCTTTTAAAGGTTGataatgtattaaaattcttgaaacttgttcaaaacaaaaaagttaattggCTCTCGGTTGATGAGGTGAATTGTTAAAAGAATAACTCAAagatttaaatatgaaaattatggACAGAATTTTTTGCAAGCCTCAGAACTTGACAAGACCGGTTCCTAGCATATGATGTTTCATTAAAGCCGTGTTGTATTGACCTTTACCCGCTGAAACACACCAATAAAGTAATATAACACTTCCCACGTTTAGGTAACAAAGGTGACGTGTCTGTTTTAtgtgaaaactgaattttaGCATCCAGGTTCAATATTCTGTGATATACTGTTTGTTGAGGCATCACAGAAATATCCGCTACTGGGGAAGGTACTGTGGAAATAAGTTTGGGCATGACGAGACGCCGTACGACGCAAGGGGAGGgtgtatgaaatattttctttattgattATGATTGGTTTCAGTccgaatataaaaataatttattcaaggAATTGAAAAGAGATTTGTGGCTTTGACTAAGGGGGCGGTACAGTTTTTAGAGAAGACGAGAGAGAGTAACGTAGTTTCCAACTGGGGCTTGCAAGAACTGACATATAGACTAGCTGCGCATGGTAGCATAAACGTCGAATTAGTTTAGTTACAGTTGTATATCCCTTGCTGGTCAGTGACCCAGTGACTATTACTACGTAAGTGACGATTTTGCGATCCCAGTGTTGTGTAATTCAATTCAGCACAATTTGCCTGCGGAGTACTATCGCGATGGTGATGGTGGCAAGGGTAGACTACTGCCGCTATTCGTGAGCTTTCGCGGTTTTGCTTGCTAGATTAGTTAGCTCGCTTACTAAACTAGCTAAGGCATAGACTAGTCTAGACTAGTTCGTTAACTGTGCTTGCTAAAATAACTGCAATTAAACATAATACATTGTTAGCTTTACAGTCCGCTAACAAGGTAATTAGAATGTCTACAGTTATCaagacattgaaaaaaatattcagttgaAATATAATTGAAGTAGCCTAATCTAAAGACTCTGTTTTATGGTATGTTGTTAGCCACACAagttacctagctagctataaCCTGTCGTgacctattttttttacagtctctggtcgtGACCTGTTGGTAGGCTAGTTTGTCTGGCTACCAGTCTAGCTATTTGCATCTAGACTATTGCGATTGGGGTTGTTTCTTATCGCAGGAAGCCACTGTCATGTGTTGTCGTACTTGATGAACTGTAGACTAACGTTTTCTGAAGCTAGCAGTAGCATCCAAAACTACGTATCATAGGTATTGTTTCGCGTTAGACTTTAAACGGAGGTTAACTTTATGTACAATTTTTGTTCCTCGTTGCGCAGCGTGTCTCTTTGAGAGACCAGAGACAAGACGTATTGTACCGTGTGATAGTTTTGAGGGTCGGCTTGCCAAGTAACGCATTTCCAGTTTCAACttcacattattttcaaaacaaaaccagtTAGCAGTCATATAACGCAATAATACACTTTAATTTGTATCCCTTTGAAAGTCGCCATGGCTACTGAAGGCGAACCTACGGATCTGGTGAAGGTGCTGCACCTGCTGGTGATGTCCTTTGCCTGGGGTACACAGGTGTGGGTCTCCTTTATAGCAGGTGAGCTTGGAAGTGTTTGCAGGTGGAAACTGCTTTCCCATTCAGTGTTGCAAGTTCAGTGCAAATGAAGAGTACTCagttctctcttcttttctctctctctttccctccctgcccGCAAACCAGGTTTTGTCCTGGTGTCTCAGGTGACGAGGCACACCTTCGGCGAGGTGCAGAGTAAGCTGTTCCCGGTGTACTTCTACTGCCTCCTGGGCAGTAACCTGGTCAGCCTGGCCGTGTTTGCGGTGTACCACCCCCGGGAGCTCCTGGACTGGCACGAGGCTGTGCAGGTCTGTTTCAGGACACGTTTCGCAACTCCGAGCCAAAGTGACCTTTGTTCTTTTGGCAAAGAATTCAGAAGCATTACGGTGCACAGGCAGAATAAACACCCAGCTCCCACGAGTCTGTTTATCCTGGCGAAAAAAGGCCACAAAAATAAGTGCAAAATTTAGTGCAAGTTTAGCATTTATATTTAGCCAGTGACTGTCGGGAGATGCATTAAGGTTTCAGGCCTGCAGAAGCAGGAGAAGGTCCGTTGTAGCTGAATCCTGTGTAGTTCCTTTTTCAGGAAGGGCTTAACttcagtgccccacctgggactGGAACTCGCAGCTTCTTGAGTTGCAAACCAAATTCCTTTAAACTCGGGAATAAAGTGGCACGTTAATGCGGAAGGGTCACTGGTGACGGTGCGTGTGGCTGCAGTCGGTAGGGTGACGGTGCGTGTGGCTGTAGTCGGTAGGGTGACGGTGCGTGTGGCTGTAGTCGGTAGGGTGACGGTGCGTGTGGCTGCAGTCGGTAGGGTGACGGTGCGTGTGGCTGTAGTCGGTAGGGTGACGGTGCGTGTGGCTGCAGTCGGTAGGGTGACGGTGCGTGTGGCTGCAGTCGGTAGGGTGACGGTGCGTGTGGCTGTAGTCGGTAGGGTGACGGTGCGTGTGGTTCTAGTCGGTGCGGACTCATggcctctcctctgcccctcGTCCCGCAGATGTCCCTGTACTTCGCCGCGGTGGTGCTGGCGGCGCTGAACGCGCAGTGGTTCGGGCCGTCCGTGACGGACGCCATGTTGGCCCTGCACGAGGTGGAGCGGGAGCACGGGCTGGGCGGCACCGTGGGGATGCGCTCCGGACGCGAGGCCTACGTCAAGCTGCGGGAGCAGGACCCCAAGTACAAGGCCAACGCGGCCACCTTCGGCCGCTACCACGGCCTGTCGAACCTCTGCAACCTGCTGGGGTTCATCTGCACCACCGCCAACATGGTGTACGCTGGGATGAACCTgagcaccatttaaaaaaacgaaagaaaaaacactctttctttctctctttctctcattccctGTTCCCTGCGGTACAAATgaaatgctttctgtttttggcTTATCCCTGAATGCAGTGTTTCTCAGCACCACTGTgtacgctgttttttttttgtttgttgttgaaaatgtggTTAAGTTGTGCCATAATTGTGTGGTCAAGCTTATTTTAACACTGTGGTGCTTTGGCTTGTTGCCATTTGCTTTCAGTAAACTCACTCATTTTACTAAAATGGGTTCAGGTTTCCATCCTCTGAACGAATGGGAGCCAACTGATTCCAACTGTCAGTTTGTGActgaatcatttaaaatggaaccTCTTTCAATTCGTATAGCGCATGCAGCtcagtaaatgaaaaaataagtt
This genomic window from Anguilla rostrata isolate EN2019 chromosome 17, ASM1855537v3, whole genome shotgun sequence contains:
- the tmem205 gene encoding transmembrane protein 205, whose amino-acid sequence is MATEGEPTDLVKVLHLLVMSFAWGTQVWVSFIAGFVLVSQVTRHTFGEVQSKLFPVYFYCLLGSNLVSLAVFAVYHPRELLDWHEAVQMSLYFAAVVLAALNAQWFGPSVTDAMLALHEVEREHGLGGTVGMRSGREAYVKLREQDPKYKANAATFGRYHGLSNLCNLLGFICTTANMVYAGMNLSTI